A stretch of DNA from Pseudomonas sp. HN11:
GTGTCAGTGGAACTTTGGCAGCAGTGCGTAGAGCTTTTGCGCGAAGAGCTGCCTGCCCAGCAATTCAACACCTGGATCCGTCCGCTACAGGTCGAAGCCGAAGGCGACGAGTTGCGTGTCTACGCGCCCAATCGTTTTGTTCTCGACTGGGTCAACGAGAAATACCTGAGCCGCGTTCTCGAATTGCTCGATGAACATGGCAACGGCCTCGCACCCGTGCTCTCCTTATTAATAGGCAGCAAACGTAGCTCGGCGCCTCGCGCTGCGCCGAATGCGCCATTGGCCGCGGCTGCCTCGCAAGCTCAGGCTGCGGCAGCACCGGCTGTCAGTACGCCCGCGCCTGCACCAGCGCCCTCCAAATCCTCTGCGCAAAAAAATGCACCAGAGAATGAAGAGCCGTCCCGCGACAGTTTTGACCCGATGGCGGGCGCTGCCTCCCAGCAAGCTCCGGTCCGAGCCGAACAGCGCACCGTGCAGGTCGAAGGCGCGCTCAAGCACACCAGCTACCTGAATCGCACTTTTACCTTCGAGAATTTTGTTGAAGGTAAATCCAACCAGCTGGCTCGCGCGGCCGCCTGGCAGGTCGCCGATAACCCCAAGCACGGTTACAACCCGCTCTTCCTTTATGGCGGTGTTGGCTTGGGTAAGACTCACTTGATGCACGCCGTGGGTAACCACCTATTAAAGAAGAACCCGAATGCCAAGGTCGTATACCTGCACTCGGAGCGCTTCGTGGCTGACATGGTCAAGGCCTTGCAGCTTAACGCCATCAACGAGTTCAAGCGGTTCTACCGCTCGGTAGATGCGTTGTTGATCGA
This window harbors:
- the dnaA gene encoding chromosomal replication initiator protein DnaA produces the protein MSVELWQQCVELLREELPAQQFNTWIRPLQVEAEGDELRVYAPNRFVLDWVNEKYLSRVLELLDEHGNGLAPVLSLLIGSKRSSAPRAAPNAPLAAAASQAQAAAAPAVSTPAPAPAPSKSSAQKNAPENEEPSRDSFDPMAGAASQQAPVRAEQRTVQVEGALKHTSYLNRTFTFENFVEGKSNQLARAAAWQVADNPKHGYNPLFLYGGVGLGKTHLMHAVGNHLLKKNPNAKVVYLHSERFVADMVKALQLNAINEFKRFYRSVDALLIDDIQFFARKERSQEEFFHTFNALLEGGQQVILTSDRYPKEIEGLEERLKSRFGWGLTVAVEPPELETRVAILMKKADQAKVDLPHDAAFFIAQRIRSNVRELEGALKRVIAHSHFMGRDITIELIRESLKDLLALQDKLVSVDNIQRTVAEYYKIKISDLLSKRRSRSVARPRQVAMALSKELTNHSLPEIGDVFGGRDHTTVLHACRKINELKESDADIREDYKNLLRTLTT